TTGATAAAAGAACACCAATGTTGGAAGCTTTTAGAGAAGCTGACAATGTATTACGTCAAGGTGTACAAGGGATTTCTGATTTAATTACATCTCCTGGCTATGTCAATTTAGACTTTGCAGATGTTAAAACAGTGATGGAAAATCAAGGAACCGCTCTAATGGGAATTGGTGTTGCAAATGGAGAAGATCGTGTGATTGAGGCTACTAGAAAAGCTATTGCCTCTCCGTTGCTTGAAACATCTATTGAAGGTGCTGAACAAGTGCTATTAAATATCACTGGTGGGGCAGATATGACTTTATTTGAAGCACAAGATGCGTCTGAAATTGTAGCGAGTGCCACAGGTGGAGATGTAAATATTATTTTAGGAACATCAGTTAATGATCAATTAGGTGATGAGATTGTTGTTACTGTCATTGCAACAGGAATTGATCCAGGAAAAAAAGAACGTCAAGCGATGGGAAGAAATAATGTGACTACACCAAATGGAATGGTTCAACAGAGACAAGCAAGATCAGTTCAAGAACCTATTCGTGAAGTTCCAGAAATGGATTCATCACGCACAGCACAAACAAGTGCATTTGGTGATTGGGATTTAAAACGTGAACCATCGACTCGTCAAGTCCCAGATGAAACACAGTTTGAAACAATTGACAGAAAAGATTATGATAATGCTAACCAGGATTCTGATCATCCTTTAGAAGCGGAAGATGAATTAAGTACACCACCTTTCTTTAGAAGAAAAAAATAAGAGGTGACTTAGATTGGTCCTGCAAAAACTGGAACAAAACGTTGAGTCAATTCAACAAGATGTTGAGCAAGCTTGCCAAATCGGTCAAAGGTCAGTCGATAGTGTGACTGTCATTTGTGTCACTAAATCAGTTGACAAAGAGACAACAAAACAAGTTGTTAATTTAGGATTTGAACATTTAGCTGAAAATAGGATGGAAAAATTGTTAGAAAAGCAAGAGTATCTATCAGATAATAAACAGATTAAATGGCATTTTATAGGAAATTTACAACGGCGAAAAGTTAAATCAGTCATTAATAATATTGATTACTTTCATGCATTAGATAAAATATCATTGGCTGAAGAAATACAAAAAAGAGCAATAAAACAAATTAAGTGTTTTGTTCAAGTAAACGTTTCTGGAGAGATTTCCAAACAAGGAATCTCTCCGGAAAATTTAATAGATTTCATTAAGGATTTAAAAGATTTTGATAGAATTGAAGTTATTGGTTTAATGACCATGGCTCCTATTGATTCAAATCTTAACGAATTATCTCAGTATTTTGACCAATTAAAATTATTACAAAACAAAGTTGCAACAGAAAAACTTGACCATGCACCATGTACAGAATTAAGTATGGGTATGAGTCAAGATTTCATACCAGCTATAGAATCTGGAGCAACTTTTGTAAGAATTGGTTCGAGATTTTTCGAATCTTAGGGGAGAGGTGATAGAGTGAAGTTATTCAATAAAGCTGGTGAAAGATTTTCCGATTTTTTTGGCGTTTCTGATGATGAAAGTGATGCATTTGTTGATGAAGAAGTGACGATTGATGAAGAATCATCTGTTCTTGAGCCAGAACCTAATATTAGAGAAACAAATAATTTAGAGGATGCGCTTGATGATGTTGCTAGTATGAATCATGCTATCAGCCATAATGAAGAAGAACCAGAAAAAAATGTTAAAATTTCTGCAACAGAAAACCAGTATACTAATAAAAAAGTAGTTGAAATGAATACCTATCAACCTACCTCAAATGGAAATAAACGTATGGTG
This genomic stretch from Vagococcus sp. CY52-2 harbors:
- a CDS encoding cell division protein SepF — translated: MKLFNKAGERFSDFFGVSDDESDAFVDEEVTIDEESSVLEPEPNIRETNNLEDALDDVASMNHAISHNEEEPEKNVKISATENQYTNKKVVEMNTYQPTSNGNKRMVVARQHRKVSVYEPRDYIDCKQIAQALFRKEIIILSFKLMNESSARRVVDFMTGTVYAIDGDIQRLGDEMFICTPANVDVDSSITRNIITNHLTEY
- the ftsZ gene encoding cell division protein FtsZ, whose translation is MEFSLDNTVNTGAVIKVIGVGGGGGNAVNRMIDEGVKGVEFIVANTDVQALQHSKAETVIQLGPKFTKGLGAGSLPDIGEKAASESEDLIAEALKGADLVFITAGMGGGTGTGAAPVVAGIAKEQGALTVGVVTRPFSFEGPKRSRFAAEGISALKENVDTLVIISNNRLLEIVDKRTPMLEAFREADNVLRQGVQGISDLITSPGYVNLDFADVKTVMENQGTALMGIGVANGEDRVIEATRKAIASPLLETSIEGAEQVLLNITGGADMTLFEAQDASEIVASATGGDVNIILGTSVNDQLGDEIVVTVIATGIDPGKKERQAMGRNNVTTPNGMVQQRQARSVQEPIREVPEMDSSRTAQTSAFGDWDLKREPSTRQVPDETQFETIDRKDYDNANQDSDHPLEAEDELSTPPFFRRKK
- a CDS encoding YggS family pyridoxal phosphate-dependent enzyme is translated as MVLQKLEQNVESIQQDVEQACQIGQRSVDSVTVICVTKSVDKETTKQVVNLGFEHLAENRMEKLLEKQEYLSDNKQIKWHFIGNLQRRKVKSVINNIDYFHALDKISLAEEIQKRAIKQIKCFVQVNVSGEISKQGISPENLIDFIKDLKDFDRIEVIGLMTMAPIDSNLNELSQYFDQLKLLQNKVATEKLDHAPCTELSMGMSQDFIPAIESGATFVRIGSRFFES